TTGGTAAAGTTGCTATGCTACGAGTGTATAAAAAATTAAGAATAAAAGATGAACATATTGCTCTAGCTGAAAAGCAACTCGTGAAATATTCAGTACCATTATTACTAGCATATCGTTTTTTAGTTGGAATTCGTGGTTTAATTCCATATGTTGCTGGTGCAAATCGTATTCCATTTGCCATCTTTGCATTAACAAGTGCCATTGGAGCAGCCTTATGGGTTGTTGTGTTTGCAGTATTTGGTCGATTGTTAGAGTCGTTGGTTAGTATGTTATCTGAGTATCAAATCCACACTTTGATACTCATTGTATTTGTGGCACTCGTGTCGGGATACGCAGGGTATCGT
This genomic interval from Sulfoacidibacillus ferrooxidans contains the following:
- a CDS encoding DedA family protein; translation: MHTVMLWLTHEGLWGIFFGVLGEAFLLPLPAETLATFGSIEASKGFYPLWLLLIVLFSATYIGSITAYWIGRGIGKVAMLRVYKKLRIKDEHIALAEKQLVKYSVPLLLAYRFLVGIRGLIPYVAGANRIPFAIFALTSAIGAALWVVVFAVFGRLLESLVSMLSEYQIHTLILIVFVALVSGYAGYRIGKRAGLSSSDHRP